One window of Schistocerca cancellata isolate TAMUIC-IGC-003103 chromosome 9, iqSchCanc2.1, whole genome shotgun sequence genomic DNA carries:
- the LOC126100765 gene encoding trypsin-7-like, which translates to MMLNVARSPIVRGLIFALAAPGRYKSGFAARASHPATAMMRAVLVIAAACLLAPPSLAAPWLRTRGHGRIINGTEADIADFPWMVSLQILDDHACGASIISSTWVLTAAHCVYVCQLYADRHKSMRAGSSSRASGGVRLDVAQMIKHADFQMPTDEDPDVDYDIGVIQVRGRTRVR; encoded by the coding sequence ATGATGCTGAATGTTGCCAGAAGTCCCATTGTTCGCGGACTAATCTTCGCCCTGGCAGCGCCCGGGCGGTATAAAAGCGGCTTCGCCGCCCGTGCCTCGCACCCTGCCACCGCCATGATGCGCGCAGTTCTCGTCATCGCCGCGGCGTGTCTACTGGCGCCGCCGTCGTTGGCGGCTCCGTGGCTCAGGACTCGCGGCCACGGGCGAATCATCAACGGCACGGAGGCCGACATCGCCGACTTCCCCTGGATGGTGTCGCTGCAGATCCTGGACGACCACGCGTGCGGCGCCTCCATCATCAGCAGCACGTGGGTGCTGACGGCGGCGCACTGCGTCTACGTCTGCCAGCTGTACGCCGACCGCCACAAGAGCATGCGCGCCGGCTCCTCCAGCCGGGCCAGCGGCGGCGTCCGCCTCGACGTCGCCCAGATGATCAAGCACGCCGACTTCCAGATGCCCACTGACGAGGACCCTGACGTCGACTACGACATCGGGGTCATCCAGGTGAGGGGACGTACAAGGGTACGCTAG